From one uncultured Paludibacter sp. genomic stretch:
- a CDS encoding Mutator mutT protein, whose translation MTKLIDTIHNYIIVSQEIFPLVNEQGETVGSATREECHSGSFLLHPVVHLHVFNSKGELFLQKRSENKDVQPGKWDTSVGGHIDLNETVENALRREVREELGITDFEPQFVFRYVFQSSVERELVNSFITVYDGEIHPNTSEISEGRFWSLEEIKENIGKNIFTPNFESEFKKLNLTP comes from the coding sequence TTGACAAAGTTAATAGATACAATTCATAATTATATCATCGTGTCCCAAGAAATTTTCCCCCTCGTTAATGAACAAGGCGAAACCGTTGGTTCTGCCACGCGTGAAGAGTGCCATTCCGGTAGCTTTTTGTTGCATCCGGTAGTGCATTTACACGTGTTCAACAGCAAAGGGGAACTTTTTCTGCAAAAACGGTCAGAAAATAAAGACGTTCAACCTGGGAAATGGGACACTTCCGTTGGCGGACACATCGATTTGAACGAAACAGTGGAAAATGCGTTGCGAAGAGAAGTACGGGAAGAATTGGGAATCACGGATTTTGAACCGCAATTTGTTTTTCGGTATGTTTTCCAAAGCAGTGTTGAACGAGAATTGGTAAATAGTTTCATTACCGTTTATGATGGTGAAATTCATCCAAATACATCGGAAATATCGGAGGGACGATTTTGGTCGTTGGAAGAAATCAAAGAAAACATCGGGAAAAATATATTTACACCCAATTTTGAAAGCGAATTTAAAAAATTAAACCTCACTCCTTAG
- the rplQ gene encoding 50S ribosomal protein L17 — MRHNKKFNHLGRTASHRQAMLANMAISLIRHKRITTTLAKAKALRVYVEPLLTKAKEDTTHSRRTVFSYLQNKEAVTELFRDVAVKIADRPGGYTRILRTGFRLGDNAEMCIIELVDYNENMLKEKAAKKSSRTRRSSKKADATAPVAEKAKAPKAEAVKKEEAPKVEEPKAEAPVEEKGE, encoded by the coding sequence ATGAGACATAATAAAAAATTTAATCATTTGGGTCGTACGGCATCACATCGCCAAGCGATGCTGGCTAATATGGCAATTTCACTTATCCGCCATAAACGTATTACTACTACGCTTGCAAAAGCAAAAGCGCTTCGTGTATATGTAGAACCGCTTTTAACTAAAGCAAAAGAAGATACAACTCATTCACGCCGTACTGTATTCAGCTATTTGCAAAACAAAGAAGCTGTTACGGAACTTTTCCGCGATGTTGCAGTGAAAATTGCAGACCGTCCCGGAGGTTATACACGTATTCTTCGTACAGGTTTTCGTTTAGGAGACAATGCTGAAATGTGTATTATTGAACTTGTTGACTACAACGAAAATATGCTGAAAGAAAAAGCAGCTAAAAAATCAAGCCGTACACGTCGTTCTTCTAAAAAGGCTGATGCAACTGCTCCTGTAGCAGAAAAAGCAAAAGCGCCAAAAGCGGAAGCTGTTAAAAAAGAAGAAGCTCCAAAAGTAGAAGAACCCAAAGCGGAAGCTCCGGTTGAAGAAAAAGGAGAGTAA
- the rpoA gene encoding DNA-directed RNA polymerase subunit alpha — MAILAFQKPDKVIMLEADDFKGKFEFRPLEPGYGITIGNALRRILLSSLEGFAITSIKIEGIDHEYSTIPGVLDDVTNIILNLKQVRFKQIVEEIENEKVTISVKGTTEFKAGDLGKYLTGFEVLNPELIICTLDSSASFTIDITINKGRGYVPSDENKVHNAEIGVIPIDAIYTPIRNVKYSIENYRVEQVTDYEKLVIEIDTDGSIHPKEALKEAAKILIHHFMLFSDEKISLEVPEGDXVEEFDXXILHMRQLLKTKLTDLELSVRALNCLKAADVYTLGELVANHRHDLLKFRNFGKKSLTELEDKLEELHLNFGMDVSKYKLDKE; from the coding sequence ATGGCAATATTAGCATTTCAAAAACCCGATAAAGTTATTATGTTGGAAGCCGATGATTTCAAAGGTAAATTTGAATTTCGTCCGTTAGAACCGGGTTACGGTATTACAATTGGTAATGCTTTACGCCGGATACTTCTTTCTTCGCTTGAAGGTTTTGCAATTACTTCTATCAAAATAGAAGGCATTGATCATGAATATTCCACTATTCCGGGAGTGTTAGACGATGTTACCAATATTATTTTGAATTTGAAACAAGTGCGTTTCAAACAAATAGTAGAAGAAATTGAAAATGAAAAAGTAACAATATCAGTAAAAGGAACTACAGAATTCAAGGCAGGCGATTTAGGAAAATATCTGACCGGTTTTGAAGTATTAAATCCGGAATTGATTATTTGTACACTTGACTCATCCGCAAGTTTCACAATTGACATTACTATCAATAAAGGACGCGGTTATGTTCCTTCAGATGAAAATAAAGTACACAATGCAGAAATTGGAGTTATTCCTATTGACGCAATCTATACACCAATTCGTAATGTAAAATATTCTATCGAAAATTATCGTGTAGAACAAGTTACCGATTACGAAAAATTGGTGATAGAAATAGATACTGACGGTTCAATTCATCCGAAAGAAGCATTGAAAGAAGCNGCAAAAATTTTGATTCATCACTTTATGTTATTCTCTGACGAAAAAATTTCGCTTGAAGTTCCGGAAGGAGATAANGTAGAAGAATTTGATGANGANATACTGCATATGCGTCAATTATTAAAAACTAAACTTACCGACCTTGAACTTTCGGTGCGCGCATTAAACTGCTTGAAAGCAGCCGATGTTTACACTTTAGGCGAATTGGTTGCAAATCATCGTCATGATTTGCTTAAATTCCGCAACTTTGGTAAAAAATCGTTGACGGAATTGGAAGATAAGTTAGAAGAATTGCATCTGAATTTTGGAATGGATGTGAGCAAATACAAATTAGATAAAGAGTAA
- the rpsD gene encoding 30S ribosomal subunit protein S4 (Evidence 2a : Function from experimental evidences in other organisms; PubMedId : 10094780, 1100394, 11018284, 11447122, 12244297, 12809609, 2461734, 2477554, 2989779, 3309351, 387752, 4587210, 7556101, 7559430, 9716382; Product type s : structure) translates to MARYTGPKTKIARKFGEAIFGPDKVLSKKNYPPGQHGNSRRRKTSEYGIQLREKQKAKYTYGVLEKQFRNLYEKAKRTKGITGVILMQLLESRLDNVVYRLGMSPTRAGARXLVSHRHITVDGKVVNIPSYHVRPGQVIAVREKDKSMEVITNSLAGFNHSKYPWIEWTEASMSGVFLHIPEREDIPETIKEQLIVELYSK, encoded by the coding sequence ATGGCAAGATATACTGGACCAAAAACTAAAATTGCCCGTAAGTTTGGAGAAGCAATTTTCGGACCTGACAAAGTATTGTCGAAGAAAAATTATCCTCCGGGACAACACGGGAACTCACGTCGCAGAAAAACATCGGAATACGGTATTCAGTTGCGTGAAAAACAAAAAGCAAAATACACTTACGGTGTGTTGGAAAAACAATTCCGTAATTTGTATGAAAAAGCAAAACGTACAAAAGGTATTACAGGGGTTATCCTGATGCAGTTGTTGGAATCTCGTTTAGACAACGTGGTTTATCGNTTAGGAATGTCGCCTACTCGTGCAGGCGCGCGTCANCTTGTAAGCCATCGTCATATTACAGTAGATGGAAAAGTTGTAAATATTCCTTCGTATCACGTACGTCCGGGACAAGTAATCGCTGTACGCGAAAAAGACAAATCAATGGAAGTTATTACAAACTCATTGGCAGGTTTTAATCACAGCAAATATCCTTGGATTGAATGGACTGAAGCATCTATGTCGGGTGTATTCCTTCACATACCGGAACGCGAAGATATTCCGGAAACAATTAAAGAACAATTAATCGTAGAGTTGTACTCTAAATAA
- the rpsK gene encoding 30S ribosomal subunit protein S11 (Evidence 2a : Function from experimental evidences in other organisms; PubMedId : 10094780, 11684020, 12244297, 12809609, 2989779, 6349681, 7000779, 7007074, 7020604; Product type s : structure), whose product MAKKTVAAKKRVVKVDGVGQLHVHSSFNNIIVTLANSEGQVISWSSAGKMGFRGSKKNTPYAAQMAAQDCAKVAFDLGLRKVKAYVKGPGNGRESAIRTVHGAGIEVTEIVDVTPLPHNGCRPPKRRRV is encoded by the coding sequence ATGGCAAAGAAAACAGTTGCAGCCAAGAAAAGAGTGGTAAAAGTAGATGGTGTAGGTCAATTACACGTTCACTCTTCATTTAACAATATTATTGTAACTCTTGCAAACTCCGAAGGACAAGTAATTTCTTGGTCGTCGGCAGGTAAAATGGGGTTCCGTGGCTCAAAGAAAAACACTCCTTATGCTGCACAAATGGCAGCTCAAGATTGTGCCAAAGTGGCTTTTGATTTAGGATTACGCAAAGTGAAAGCGTATGTAAAAGGTCCAGGTAATGGACGCGAATCTGCTATTCGTACCGTACACGGTGCAGGTATTGAAGTAACTGAAATTGTTGACGTTACTCCACTTCCACACAACGGATGTCGTCCTCCTAAACGTAGAAGAGTGTAA
- the rpsM gene encoding 30S ribosomal subunit protein S13 (Evidence 2a : Function from experimental evidences in other organisms; PubMedId : 10094780, 12244297, 12809609, 2989779, 3279034, 330375, 6154696, 6793240, 8193163, 9226267; Product type s : structure) has protein sequence MAIRIVGVDLPQNKRGEVGLTYIYGIGRSSAKKILESAGVDINIKVKDWTDDQAAKIREIIGASYKVEGDLRSEVQLNIKRLMDIGCYRGIRHRIGLPLRGQSTKNNARTRKGKKKTVANKKKATK, from the coding sequence ATGGCTATAAGAATTGTCGGAGTAGATTTACCCCAAAACAAGAGAGGGGAAGTCGGATTGACTTATATCTACGGAATAGGTCGCAGTAGTGCAAAAAAGATTTTAGAATCAGCGGGTGTTGATATCAACATCAAAGTCAAAGATTGGACTGACGACCAAGCTGCTAAAATCCGTGAAATCATCGGTGCAAGTTACAAAGTAGAAGGTGATTTGCGTTCAGAAGTACAATTGAACATCAAGCGATTGATGGACATTGGTTGTTACCGTGGNATTCGCCACCGTATCGGTCTGCCGTTGAGAGGACAAAGTACGAAAAACAACGCTCGTACACGTAAAGGTAAAAAGAAAACAGTTGCTAACAAGAAAAAAGCAACTAAATAA
- a CDS encoding putative ribosome maturation protein (Evidence 3 : Putative function from multiple computational evidences; Product type s : structure), producing the protein MKVRASLKKRTPDCKIVRRKGRLYVINKKNPKFKQRQG; encoded by the coding sequence ATGAAAGTAAGAGCATCATTAAAAAAGCGTACGCCCGATTGTAAAATTGTGCGTAGAAAAGGACGCTTATACGTTATTAACAAAAAAAATCCTAAGTTTAAACAACGTCAGGGTTAA
- the infA gene encoding translation initiation factor IF-1 (Evidence 2a : Function from experimental evidences in other organisms; PubMedId : 3037488, 376343, 8331068, 9135158, 9868784; Product type f : factor) produces MAKQTAIEQDGTIIEALSNAMFRVELENGHVITAHISGKMRMHYIKILPGDKVKVEMSPYDLSKGRISFRYK; encoded by the coding sequence ATGGCAAAACAAACAGCAATAGAGCAAGACGGAACAATAATTGAAGCATTATCAAATGCAATGTTTCGGGTTGAACTGGAAAACGGACACGTAATTACAGCTCATATTTCCGGGAAAATGCGTATGCACTATATCAAAATTTTACCGGGCGATAAAGTAAAAGTAGAAATGTCGCCTTATGATTTGTCAAAAGGAAGAATATCTTTTAGATATAAATAG
- the map gene encoding Methionine aminopeptidase: MIFLKSDEEIELLRNSNQIVAKTLAELAKIIAPGVTTLQLDKRADEFIRDNGGVPGFLGYNGYPNSICTSVNEQVVHGIPSDKVVLKEGDIISVDCGVYKDGFHGDSAYTFCVGEVDPEVKALLRTTKESLYKGIEQAYEGKRLGDVGAVIQQYCEERGYSVVREMIGHGVGRNLHELPEVPNYGRKGNGTMLKAGMTIAIEPMINMGTRYLVFEKDGWTTRTQDRKPSAHFEHSVAIRRGKADILSSFEYIEQVLGDKAI, from the coding sequence ATGATTTTTCTTAAATCGGACGAGGAAATAGAATTGTTGCGAAACAGCAACCAGATTGTAGCCAAAACATTGGCTGAATTAGCTAAAATTATTGCTCCGGGAGTAACGACTCTTCAATTGGATAAGAGAGCAGATGAATTTATTAGAGATAATGGTGGAGTTCCGGGTTTTTTAGGATATAATGGTTATCCAAATTCTATCTGTACTTCAGTCAATGAACAAGTTGTTCACGGTATTCCTTCTGATAAAGTTGTTTTGAAAGAAGGAGACATTATTTCAGTAGATTGTGGTGTGTATAAAGATGGCTTTCACGGAGATTCCGCCTATACGTTTTGTGTAGGTGAAGTTGATCCTGAAGTTAAAGCATTGCTTCGCACTACAAAAGAATCGCTCTACAAAGGTATTGAGCAAGCGTATGAAGGAAAACGGTTAGGTGATGTAGGAGCTGTTATCCAACAATATTGTGAAGAAAGAGGATATTCTGTGGTTCGTGAAATGATAGGACACGGAGTTGGACGTAATCTTCATGAGTTGCCGGAAGTGCCTAATTATGGTAGAAAAGGTAACGGAACAATGTTGAAAGCAGGGATGACAATTGCGATTGAACCTATGATCAATATGGGAACACGTTATTTAGTGTTTGAAAAAGACGGCTGGACTACCCGAACTCAGGATAGAAAACCATCTGCACATTTTGAACATTCGGTTGCTATCAGACGCGGAAAAGCAGATATACTCTCAAGTTTTGAATATATAGAACAAGTTTTAGGAGATAAAGCAATTTAA